From Prevotella melaninogenica, the proteins below share one genomic window:
- a CDS encoding imelysin family protein yields the protein MKKVTKLAMFLLAGTLATGFVSCSSDDDEVINTTILTPEQQSALSQAESESRANANKTEMGKVVANYIDEVVKPTYLDLAKKSDILYKACQNLYQKRKAGTLTQNDIDAACEAFKGARRDWEQSESFLYGAASDNEIDPHIDSWPLDHDQLTRALNDANVIAGINGENPTKYVYDNNGNFDSVLGFHGLEFVLFRNGKNRTVADFNAEKETEAGLTSVSTVNEAAFAAAVASDLRNMTYLLEYGWLGTTIPTSHLNQLANAMWVVNGTRHRGLSAKNIPYRDYSQFATKENGMFASWHETLNNIFIGGCSGICEEVASQKLGQAYRKATGTGTEKDAANYIESPYSKRSFQDYQDNIYSIKNSLYGVRGTENISTPAQYSIMNFLKNNNYPNYNELNNALNEAIAALETAKKSGIAFIDQPGNPQVKTCIDKVDALNEALNAAGTWINKQTDK from the coding sequence ATGAAAAAAGTAACAAAACTTGCGATGTTCCTCCTTGCAGGAACATTAGCTACAGGCTTCGTATCATGTAGTAGTGATGATGATGAAGTTATTAACACAACAATTCTTACACCTGAACAGCAATCTGCTTTAAGCCAGGCCGAAAGCGAAAGTAGAGCAAACGCTAATAAAACAGAGATGGGTAAGGTTGTTGCCAACTACATTGATGAAGTTGTTAAACCTACATATTTAGACTTGGCAAAGAAGTCTGATATTCTTTATAAGGCTTGCCAAAATCTTTATCAGAAACGTAAAGCAGGTACTTTGACCCAGAATGATATTGATGCAGCTTGTGAGGCTTTCAAAGGAGCACGTCGAGATTGGGAGCAGAGTGAGTCTTTCCTCTATGGTGCAGCTTCTGACAATGAGATCGACCCACATATCGACTCATGGCCACTCGACCATGATCAGTTGACAAGGGCATTGAATGATGCTAATGTTATTGCAGGTATTAATGGTGAGAACCCTACCAAGTATGTTTATGACAATAATGGTAACTTTGATTCGGTATTAGGTTTCCATGGCTTGGAGTTTGTACTCTTCCGTAATGGTAAGAATCGTACCGTAGCAGATTTCAATGCAGAGAAGGAAACAGAAGCAGGTCTTACAAGTGTAAGTACAGTGAACGAAGCTGCCTTTGCAGCAGCTGTTGCCAGTGACCTCCGTAACATGACTTATCTCTTGGAATATGGTTGGTTAGGTACAACTATCCCAACATCACATTTGAATCAGCTTGCAAATGCTATGTGGGTAGTCAATGGAACACGTCACAGAGGACTTTCTGCAAAGAATATCCCATACCGTGATTATTCACAGTTCGCCACAAAGGAGAATGGTATGTTTGCTTCATGGCATGAGACACTGAACAATATCTTTATTGGCGGATGTAGTGGTATTTGTGAGGAGGTCGCTTCACAGAAACTTGGTCAAGCTTATCGTAAGGCTACAGGTACTGGTACGGAAAAAGATGCAGCTAACTACATCGAGTCACCATACAGTAAGCGTTCATTCCAAGACTACCAGGATAACATCTATTCTATCAAGAACTCACTCTATGGCGTACGTGGTACAGAGAACATCTCTACCCCAGCTCAGTACTCTATCATGAACTTCTTGAAGAATAACAACTATCCTAACTACAATGAGTTGAACAACGCTCTTAACGAGGCAATTGCAGCCTTGGAGACAGCTAAGAAGAGCGGTATTGCATTCATTGACCAACCAGGTAATCCACAGGTTAAGACTTGCATTGATAAGGTTGATGCTTTGAACGAAGCACTTAATGCTGCTGGTACATGGATTAACAAACAGACAGACAAGTAA
- a CDS encoding di-heme oxidoredictase family protein: MRHNSYSNFLLAGALLCSFAACSDDNVSPETPLKPSEPETKYIGQAVGNFSADEWYPGGKLGTTENTAAGGYEDNTPAIDEQGLTDLFNQGDMMASAKYTLSTEPYKGWGPVASRRSCEYCHSGGYSHGHSRNDMEPVKGNGYIVSVYTPDAPGSNNGTPIDQLTTFTMLQAVEPFLPPVDPKQIKITWHDVTSMPSGLPMQFPDGEKFSLRYPSVAIPQSAFNTDPVPSNYEVRLIASCNFQGLGLIDAISNEDLKKQYETEGRFVELNPEFWDNTTKQLKPEAWASDYFGNKFIKRFNYDLLDGCLENDVALWDELNVLRSDIKHICSTEPWAKAMSENENVISYIQQHGSDPNSYVHPYYNDGTREGIKNAVRYLLSPSDNVNLYNNPYFNFKPEMSDDAYHAFMVWHRGIAVPRARNLNDKDVQRGKELFTGELGCAHCHKASWTTGADNHGSSKIIGNKQLPKYANQKIYPYSDFIQHKLDMKNDIHGSWCRTTPLWGRGLSLINSGAEDRLHDARARNEIEAIMWHAYSKNSQAYNAAVKFYKLPKADRDAVVKFIRSI, encoded by the coding sequence ATGAGACACAACAGCTATAGCAATTTTTTACTTGCTGGAGCACTATTATGTTCGTTTGCTGCATGCTCAGATGACAATGTTTCACCAGAAACACCACTAAAGCCATCAGAGCCTGAAACGAAGTACATTGGTCAAGCGGTAGGTAACTTCTCTGCAGACGAATGGTACCCAGGTGGCAAACTTGGTACAACAGAGAACACCGCAGCAGGTGGTTATGAGGACAACACACCAGCTATCGACGAACAAGGCCTAACTGATCTCTTCAACCAAGGAGATATGATGGCAAGTGCTAAGTACACGCTTAGTACTGAACCATACAAAGGTTGGGGCCCTGTAGCATCCCGTCGTTCATGCGAGTATTGCCACTCTGGCGGATATAGCCATGGTCATAGTCGTAATGACATGGAACCAGTAAAGGGCAACGGTTACATCGTTTCTGTTTATACTCCTGATGCCCCAGGTAGCAACAATGGTACACCAATTGACCAGTTGACTACCTTTACGATGCTTCAAGCTGTAGAGCCATTCTTGCCACCAGTAGATCCAAAGCAGATAAAGATTACTTGGCATGATGTTACTTCAATGCCAAGCGGACTCCCAATGCAGTTCCCTGATGGTGAGAAGTTTAGTCTTCGTTATCCTTCTGTTGCTATTCCACAGTCTGCTTTCAACACAGACCCAGTGCCAAGCAACTATGAAGTACGTTTGATAGCTTCATGTAACTTCCAAGGTCTTGGTTTGATTGATGCTATTTCTAATGAAGACTTAAAGAAGCAATATGAAACAGAGGGACGCTTTGTAGAGTTGAATCCAGAGTTCTGGGACAATACAACAAAGCAGTTGAAGCCTGAAGCATGGGCAAGTGATTATTTTGGAAACAAGTTCATCAAGCGTTTCAACTATGACTTACTTGATGGCTGTCTTGAGAATGACGTTGCTCTTTGGGACGAGTTGAATGTTCTTCGTTCAGATATCAAGCACATTTGTTCTACAGAGCCATGGGCAAAAGCAATGTCAGAGAACGAGAACGTGATTAGTTACATCCAACAGCATGGTAGTGATCCTAACTCTTACGTACATCCATATTACAATGATGGAACACGTGAAGGTATCAAGAATGCTGTTCGTTATTTGCTTTCACCAAGCGACAACGTAAACCTCTATAACAATCCTTACTTCAACTTTAAGCCAGAGATGAGCGACGATGCTTATCATGCATTTATGGTTTGGCACAGAGGTATTGCTGTTCCTCGTGCAAGAAATTTGAATGACAAGGATGTACAGCGTGGTAAGGAACTCTTTACTGGTGAGTTAGGATGCGCTCATTGTCACAAGGCTTCTTGGACAACAGGTGCAGATAATCATGGCTCTTCTAAGATTATTGGCAACAAGCAGTTGCCTAAGTATGCTAATCAGAAGATTTATCCTTACTCAGACTTTATCCAGCATAAGTTGGATATGAAGAATGATATTCATGGTTCATGGTGCCGTACAACACCTTTATGGGGTAGAGGTCTGTCACTTATCAACTCTGGTGCAGAAGATCGTCTCCATGATGCTCGAGCACGCAATGAGATTGAAGCAATCATGTGGCATGCTTATAGTAAGAACAGTCAGGCTTATAATGCTGCTGTGAAGTTCTATAAGTTGCCTAAGGCTGATAGAGATGCAGTGGTTAAGTTTATACGCTCTATCTAA
- a CDS encoding ABC transporter ATP-binding protein has product MVAISVNNLIKKFGDKTAVSIPDFCFPSNEIIGLVGNNGAGKTTLFRLILNLIKADGGIVNFCLTDENTQQDKANLNSNMTLVSHLEDAWKSYIAAYLDESFLIEFLTPKEFFTFIAKVNNIEEQEMEERLNSLQSFLGDDVLGRKVYIRELSAGNKQKVGIVAALLSCPKFVILDEPFNFLDPSSQNHLKKLLIEYKTEHKASILISSHNLHHTTDISNRIVLMEKGEIIKNIDDITEESIKELENYFL; this is encoded by the coding sequence ATGGTCGCGATATCCGTTAATAACCTTATAAAGAAATTCGGGGATAAGACAGCTGTGTCTATCCCCGATTTTTGTTTTCCCTCCAACGAGATTATTGGTCTTGTTGGGAATAATGGCGCCGGTAAGACAACTCTCTTCCGTCTGATTCTTAATCTAATCAAAGCAGACGGTGGTATCGTAAACTTCTGCCTTACTGACGAAAACACTCAACAGGATAAAGCAAATCTTAACAGCAATATGACTTTGGTTTCTCATCTTGAAGACGCATGGAAAAGTTATATAGCTGCTTATCTTGATGAGAGTTTTTTAATAGAGTTTCTTACGCCAAAAGAGTTCTTTACCTTTATTGCAAAAGTCAATAACATTGAAGAACAGGAGATGGAAGAAAGACTCAACAGTTTACAATCCTTCCTTGGCGATGATGTTCTTGGCAGAAAAGTATATATCCGTGAACTATCTGCAGGAAACAAACAGAAGGTTGGCATAGTTGCTGCCCTACTCTCTTGTCCAAAGTTCGTTATCCTTGATGAGCCTTTCAACTTCCTCGACCCAAGCAGTCAGAATCATCTTAAAAAACTTTTGATAGAGTATAAAACGGAACATAAGGCTTCTATTCTCATATCAAGTCACAATCTACACCATACAACAGATATCAGTAATAGAATTGTATTGATGGAGAAAGGTGAGATTATAAAGAATATTGATGACATAACAGAGGAGTCGATAAAGGAGTTAGAGAACTACTTCTTGTAG
- a CDS encoding Lnb N-terminal periplasmic domain-containing protein, producing the protein MKKGLLYIVLTFILSVVNATAGAQSMTNPDRIQISLLTCSPGKEVWAQYGHTAIRYYDKESGEDLAINYGIFSLDQTYFIPRFVLGMTDYRMGVQPMDMFLAQYSYEGRGVVEQVLNLSAEDKEVIYEALQENMKPENVVYRYNYFFDNCTTRARDMLVNHLHGKVVYPPAEEDATFRSMIHKWNNKYKWSQFGEDLLLGVNADRKTTKSEQQFLPENLRSDFDKATYKGKPLVKETNILLDAETEVAEPAFPLSPLSIALIFAAISLVMMLFSYRRQQVYWAWDLALMLTSGLMGIIFFVMIFSQHPCVSLNFILLFFNPLPLFFLYSTIKKKKVIWWKIWGVLIILGLFGSLFQEIPLPILIVASFLLLHCIVHLRINKAVAPTVSSSKK; encoded by the coding sequence ATGAAAAAGGGATTATTATATATTGTACTGACTTTCATCCTGTCTGTTGTTAACGCTACAGCGGGGGCTCAGTCTATGACTAATCCTGATCGCATTCAGATATCCCTTTTGACTTGTTCACCTGGTAAAGAAGTTTGGGCACAATATGGTCATACCGCTATTCGATATTACGACAAAGAAAGCGGAGAAGACCTTGCCATCAACTATGGTATTTTCTCCCTCGACCAAACCTACTTTATCCCTCGTTTTGTTCTTGGTATGACAGACTACCGCATGGGAGTTCAACCTATGGATATGTTCCTTGCCCAATATAGTTATGAAGGGCGAGGAGTTGTCGAACAGGTTCTTAATTTATCAGCTGAAGATAAAGAGGTTATCTATGAAGCTCTGCAGGAGAACATGAAGCCTGAAAATGTTGTTTATCGCTACAACTACTTCTTTGACAACTGTACCACAAGGGCACGTGATATGCTCGTCAATCACCTCCATGGAAAGGTTGTTTACCCACCAGCAGAAGAAGATGCTACGTTCCGTTCTATGATACATAAATGGAACAACAAATATAAATGGTCACAATTTGGAGAAGACCTTCTACTCGGTGTGAATGCTGATCGCAAGACAACAAAGTCTGAACAGCAGTTTCTTCCAGAGAACTTAAGAAGCGATTTCGATAAAGCTACCTATAAAGGAAAGCCATTAGTAAAGGAAACTAACATACTATTAGATGCTGAAACAGAAGTGGCAGAACCAGCTTTTCCACTTTCTCCGCTATCTATAGCACTCATATTTGCAGCTATCAGTCTTGTAATGATGCTCTTTAGCTATCGTAGACAGCAGGTTTATTGGGCGTGGGACTTAGCTTTAATGCTTACATCGGGGCTCATGGGAATTATCTTCTTCGTTATGATTTTCTCACAACATCCATGTGTTAGCTTGAATTTCATCCTATTATTCTTTAATCCTTTACCATTGTTCTTCCTTTATAGTACAATTAAAAAGAAGAAGGTAATATGGTGGAAAATATGGGGAGTCCTTATCATTTTAGGACTTTTCGGAAGTTTATTCCAAGAAATACCACTGCCAATATTAATTGTGGCATCATTCTTGCTATTACATTGTATAGTACATTTGCGGATTAATAAAGCGGTTGCACCAACCGTGAGTAGTTCAAAGAAATAA
- the secA gene encoding preprotein translocase subunit SecA: MNFNKILKALFGDKSTRDMKLIQPYVDKVKATYPEIKALSNDELRAKTKEIQKYVQDAGKEQREKIAELRATIEATPIEDREAIFNQIDKLEKEALDNYEKALDEVMPVAFSIVKDTARRFSENEETIVTATDFDRELAADPSKDFITIDGDKAIYHNHWTAGGNDLKWEMVHYDVQIFGGTVLHQGKIAEMATGEGKTLVATLPVFLNALTGNGVHVVTVNDYLAKRDSEWMGPLYMFNGLSVDCIDKHQPNSPSRRKAYQADITFGTNNEFGFDYLRDNMAVSPADLVQRQHNYAIVDEVDSVLIDDARTPLIISGPVPKGDVQMFEEFQPLVQSLYEVQRKQATELLSEARHKLAEAQKNANNKEVFQKLQEEGFLALYRSFKALPKNKALIKYLSEEGIKAGMLKTEEYYMANNNREMPKAIEPLYFVTDEKLNSCDLTDKGTAWLAAQVKDDQLFVLPDITTELSALEKQKDDKVIDEQTYIDQKDALMAHYGVQSERVHTLQQLLKAYTMFNKDDEYVVLNGEVKIVDEQTGRIMEGRRWSDGLHQAVEAKEHVKVEAATQTFATITLQNYFRMYHKLAGMTGTASTEAGEFWDIYKLDVVEIPTNRPIQRKDMEDRVYKTAREKYAAVIDEVEAMRNQGRPCLVGTTSVEISELLSKMLNMRKIPHQVLNAKQHLKEAQIVAEAGRSVDGLGAVTIATNMAGRGTDIKLSQEVKDAGGLAIIGTERHESRRVDRQLRGRAGRQGDPGSSVFYVSLEDKLMRLFGSERIAKVMDRLGFEEGERIESSMISNSIERAQKKVEENNFGIRKRLLEYDDVMNKQRTVIYEKRRHALMGERIGMDISNIIWDRCVNIIENNDYEGCKEQFLKILAMECPFTEEEFNGGNTSELSERSFQAAMEAFSRKTERIQTVAWPIIKQVYENQGAMYERIMVPITDGKRVYNIPCDLKEAYESEAKSVVKQFEKVILLHIIDDDWKENLRQLDDLRHSVQNASYEQKDPLLIFKLESVKLWDNMIDDMNNRTASVLMRGQIPEMQPAEDIQEAAPEEHSQQYREEKVELNDPNQVAAAQHDTREGAQEVNHTPYRADKMPRPNDPCPCGSGKKFKNCHGRDIR, from the coding sequence ATGAATTTCAATAAGATATTAAAGGCACTTTTCGGAGATAAGTCAACACGTGATATGAAGCTTATACAGCCATACGTAGATAAAGTAAAGGCTACATATCCAGAGATTAAAGCACTCAGCAATGACGAATTGCGTGCAAAGACAAAGGAAATCCAGAAGTATGTTCAGGATGCTGGTAAGGAACAACGTGAGAAGATAGCCGAACTTCGTGCAACAATTGAAGCTACACCGATTGAAGATCGTGAAGCTATTTTCAATCAAATAGATAAACTTGAGAAAGAAGCTCTTGACAACTATGAGAAGGCTCTCGATGAAGTTATGCCAGTAGCATTCTCTATTGTCAAGGATACAGCACGTCGTTTCTCCGAGAATGAGGAAACAATCGTAACAGCAACCGACTTCGATCGTGAGTTGGCAGCAGACCCTTCAAAGGACTTTATCACTATTGATGGCGACAAGGCTATCTACCACAACCACTGGACAGCAGGTGGCAACGACCTTAAATGGGAAATGGTTCACTATGATGTACAGATATTCGGTGGTACAGTCCTTCATCAAGGTAAGATTGCCGAGATGGCTACTGGTGAAGGTAAAACCCTTGTTGCTACCCTCCCAGTATTCCTTAATGCCCTCACTGGCAACGGTGTTCACGTCGTAACTGTCAACGACTATCTTGCAAAACGTGACTCTGAGTGGATGGGACCTCTCTATATGTTCAACGGTCTTTCAGTTGATTGTATTGACAAACACCAACCAAACTCTCCTTCACGTCGTAAGGCTTATCAAGCAGATATCACCTTCGGTACCAATAACGAGTTTGGTTTCGACTATCTGCGAGACAATATGGCAGTATCACCAGCCGACCTCGTACAGCGTCAGCACAACTATGCTATTGTCGATGAGGTTGACTCTGTGTTGATTGACGATGCTCGTACACCTCTTATTATTAGTGGTCCAGTACCAAAGGGTGACGTACAGATGTTTGAAGAGTTCCAGCCATTGGTACAGAGCCTTTATGAGGTTCAGCGCAAGCAGGCTACAGAACTTCTTTCAGAAGCTCGTCACAAGTTGGCTGAGGCACAGAAGAATGCAAACAATAAAGAGGTTTTCCAGAAGCTCCAAGAGGAAGGATTCCTTGCCCTCTATCGTTCATTTAAGGCACTGCCTAAGAACAAAGCCCTCATTAAATACCTCTCTGAGGAAGGTATCAAGGCTGGTATGCTGAAGACAGAGGAGTATTACATGGCCAATAACAACCGTGAAATGCCAAAGGCCATCGAACCTCTCTACTTCGTGACAGACGAGAAGTTGAACTCATGTGACCTCACAGATAAGGGTACAGCATGGTTAGCTGCACAGGTAAAAGATGACCAGTTATTCGTATTACCTGATATTACCACAGAGCTTTCTGCGCTTGAGAAGCAGAAGGATGATAAAGTTATTGATGAGCAGACATATATCGACCAGAAAGATGCGTTGATGGCTCACTATGGAGTTCAGAGTGAGCGTGTACACACATTGCAACAGCTCTTGAAGGCATACACCATGTTTAACAAGGACGATGAGTATGTTGTCTTGAATGGTGAGGTTAAGATTGTCGACGAGCAGACTGGTCGTATCATGGAAGGTCGTCGTTGGAGCGATGGCTTGCATCAGGCTGTTGAGGCAAAGGAACATGTAAAAGTAGAGGCAGCGACACAGACTTTCGCAACGATTACTTTACAGAACTACTTCCGTATGTACCACAAACTTGCAGGTATGACGGGTACAGCTTCTACTGAGGCTGGTGAGTTCTGGGATATCTATAAACTCGATGTTGTTGAGATTCCAACCAACCGTCCAATCCAACGTAAGGATATGGAAGACCGCGTTTATAAAACAGCACGTGAGAAGTATGCAGCTGTTATCGACGAGGTTGAGGCAATGAGAAATCAAGGTCGTCCTTGTCTTGTTGGTACAACATCTGTCGAAATCAGTGAGCTTTTGAGTAAGATGCTTAACATGCGTAAGATTCCACACCAGGTATTGAACGCTAAGCAGCACTTGAAGGAGGCTCAGATTGTTGCCGAGGCAGGTCGTTCTGTAGATGGTCTTGGTGCAGTAACAATCGCTACCAACATGGCAGGCCGTGGTACCGACATCAAGCTTTCTCAGGAAGTGAAGGATGCTGGTGGTTTGGCAATCATCGGTACAGAGCGTCACGAGAGCCGTCGCGTAGACCGTCAGCTTCGTGGTCGTGCTGGACGTCAAGGTGACCCAGGTTCATCAGTGTTCTATGTATCACTTGAAGACAAGTTGATGCGTCTCTTCGGTTCAGAGCGTATTGCTAAGGTAATGGATAGACTCGGCTTTGAAGAGGGTGAGCGTATTGAGAGTTCAATGATTTCAAATAGTATTGAACGCGCCCAAAAGAAGGTTGAGGAAAACAACTTCGGTATCCGTAAGCGTCTGTTGGAATATGATGATGTCATGAACAAGCAGCGTACAGTTATCTATGAGAAGCGTCGTCACGCTTTGATGGGTGAGCGTATCGGCATGGATATCTCTAACATTATTTGGGACCGTTGTGTAAACATCATTGAGAACAATGACTATGAGGGTTGCAAGGAACAATTCTTGAAGATTCTTGCTATGGAATGTCCATTCACGGAGGAAGAGTTCAATGGTGGTAACACTTCTGAACTTTCTGAGCGCAGTTTCCAGGCTGCAATGGAGGCTTTCTCACGCAAGACAGAGCGTATCCAGACTGTTGCATGGCCTATCATAAAGCAGGTATATGAGAATCAAGGCGCAATGTATGAGCGTATCATGGTTCCAATCACAGATGGTAAGCGCGTTTACAACATACCATGCGACTTGAAGGAAGCTTACGAGAGCGAGGCTAAGTCTGTTGTTAAGCAGTTCGAGAAGGTAATTCTCCTCCACATCATTGATGATGATTGGAAAGAGAACCTCCGCCAGTTAGACGACCTTCGTCACTCTGTACAGAATGCTTCTTACGAGCAGAAAGACCCATTGCTCATCTTCAAGTTGGAGAGTGTGAAGTTGTGGGACAACATGATTGACGATATGAACAATCGTACTGCAAGTGTACTCATGCGTGGTCAGATTCCAGAGATGCAGCCAGCTGAGGACATTCAGGAGGCTGCGCCAGAGGAGCATAGCCAGCAGTACAGAGAGGAGAAGGTGGAACTAAATGACCCTAACCAGGTTGCTGCAGCACAGCATGACACCCGCGAAGGCGCACAGGAAGTAAACCACACTCCATATCGTGCAGACAAGATGCCACGTCCAAACGACCCATGTCCATGTGGTAGTGGTAAGAAATTTAAGAATTGTCATGGTCGCGATATCCGTTAA
- the ccsA gene encoding cytochrome c biogenesis protein CcsA: MRTKKTLEIIYVLLVIVMATGTIIGKYTSLDYVSDNIFGSWWFCLLWAIGTAAGIVYFLKRKIRRLIVITLHLSFVVILLGALLTHLTSNKGVVHLRQGKTIDTYITKDGNEAKLPFSIQLNKFTVSYHVGNMAAMDYASIVTLIQGDKHEQYQISMNNIYSGYGTRLYQSSYDEDMKGSYLSVNSDPYGIPVTYLGYALLFFGLIAMLIDPKGNFRRLLRKEAIAGIMLVMGCLNASAQPALPRQSADEFEKILIVYNGRICPIETYAIDFTTKLYGKKNYKDFTPSQVLTGFMFWGQEWMKEPILRLKGAELRNKLNLNEYISPMSLFGQQGYILGPYLQDAHSQENDNVSKQLLDTDDKMMLLMELTQGKPLRIFPYMSKSNTVDWFTPTDRYPKDMPKEQQQYIRSILPLAGQLARQGKIDMLNELILKLRKYQYRYGGNTIPSDTVIKAEGIYNHFPFATILFIFNLTAGLLSVLFLAHKKRYRLFTWLMSLSWCVLTFTLALRWVINGTIPLANGYETMLLLSWLIMLVSVLTTRKLQLMTTFGLLMSGFMLLVSHLGEMDPSITPRMPVLNSPLLSIHVSIIMISYALLSLTFISAIAYFLTCNSKRESVMAANRQLTVLSQIFLYPAITTLGLGIFIGAIWANISWGSYWGWDPKETWALITFMIYAIPLHTNSFSALGKPKNYHLFMLLSFFSILMTYFGVNYILGGMHSYA; this comes from the coding sequence ATGCGAACAAAGAAGACGCTTGAAATTATTTATGTTCTCCTTGTTATAGTGATGGCAACGGGGACAATCATTGGGAAATATACCAGTCTTGATTATGTTTCAGACAACATCTTCGGGTCGTGGTGGTTTTGTTTGTTGTGGGCTATTGGTACTGCAGCAGGCATTGTTTATTTTCTAAAGCGAAAGATTCGTCGGCTAATTGTTATAACATTACATTTGTCTTTTGTTGTAATTCTCCTTGGTGCATTGCTAACTCATCTCACCTCTAATAAAGGTGTGGTACATCTTCGACAAGGGAAAACGATAGATACGTATATTACCAAGGATGGAAATGAGGCTAAACTACCATTCAGTATTCAACTGAACAAGTTTACTGTATCTTACCATGTTGGTAATATGGCTGCAATGGATTATGCATCAATTGTCACACTTATCCAAGGAGATAAGCATGAACAGTATCAGATTTCAATGAATAATATCTACTCTGGATATGGTACACGCCTTTATCAAAGTAGCTATGATGAAGACATGAAGGGTAGTTATCTCTCTGTTAATTCCGACCCGTATGGAATTCCTGTTACTTATTTAGGTTATGCTCTTCTATTTTTCGGACTTATTGCGATGCTGATTGACCCTAAGGGAAACTTCCGGCGTTTGCTCCGTAAGGAAGCAATAGCTGGCATCATGTTGGTGATGGGATGTTTGAATGCAAGTGCACAACCTGCATTACCACGTCAGAGTGCTGACGAGTTTGAAAAGATATTGATTGTATATAATGGACGAATTTGTCCTATAGAGACATATGCTATCGACTTTACCACAAAACTTTATGGTAAGAAGAACTACAAAGATTTTACTCCTTCTCAGGTTTTAACGGGCTTTATGTTTTGGGGACAAGAGTGGATGAAGGAGCCTATCTTAAGACTAAAGGGAGCTGAACTGCGTAATAAGCTGAACTTAAATGAATATATTTCTCCTATGAGTTTGTTTGGACAACAAGGTTATATCTTAGGACCTTACCTCCAAGATGCACATAGTCAGGAGAATGACAATGTATCAAAGCAGTTGCTTGATACGGACGATAAGATGATGCTGTTGATGGAACTAACGCAAGGTAAACCCCTCAGAATCTTCCCTTATATGTCTAAGAGTAATACTGTTGACTGGTTTACACCTACTGATAGATATCCGAAAGATATGCCAAAGGAACAGCAACAGTATATTCGATCTATTCTTCCTTTAGCGGGGCAGCTTGCCAGACAGGGGAAGATAGATATGCTGAACGAGCTCATCCTGAAATTAAGAAAGTATCAATATAGATATGGTGGCAATACTATTCCATCTGATACGGTAATTAAAGCAGAGGGAATCTACAATCATTTCCCATTTGCAACTATACTTTTCATTTTTAATTTGACAGCAGGTTTACTCTCAGTCTTATTCCTTGCACATAAGAAAAGATATAGACTTTTTACCTGGTTAATGTCTCTTTCATGGTGTGTTCTTACCTTTACGTTAGCTCTGAGATGGGTTATAAATGGTACGATTCCACTTGCTAACGGCTATGAGACGATGTTACTGTTATCTTGGCTCATCATGCTTGTATCTGTTTTGACGACAAGGAAGCTACAACTTATGACAACTTTCGGATTACTCATGAGTGGTTTTATGCTTCTTGTAAGTCATCTTGGCGAGATGGATCCAAGTATTACACCGCGTATGCCTGTGTTGAATAGTCCGCTGTTAAGCATTCATGTAAGTATCATCATGATTTCTTACGCACTTCTCTCTCTTACGTTTATTAGTGCGATAGCCTATTTCCTTACTTGTAATAGTAAACGAGAAAGCGTTATGGCTGCTAATCGCCAGTTGACCGTTCTTTCACAGATTTTCCTCTATCCAGCCATAACAACATTGGGATTAGGAATATTTATTGGTGCTATATGGGCTAATATCAGTTGGGGAAGTTATTGGGGATGGGACCCAAAAGAAACGTGGGCATTGATTACCTTTATGATTTATGCTATCCCCTTGCACACCAATTCGTTTTCAGCATTAGGTAAACCAAAGAATTATCATCTCTTTATGTTACTGTCATTCTTTAGTATACTTATGACCTACTTTGGTGTTAACTATATCCTTGGTGGTATGCATTCTTATGCTTAA